GCTACGGCTACCCGGGCCCGGGCTACCCGCCGCAGGGCCCGGCGAAGAGCCGGACCGGCATGATCGTCGGCATCGCGGTCGGCGTGCTCGCCGTGGGCGGGATCGTCGCCGGGATCGCGCTCTACGGCGGCGGCGACCCCGAGGCGGACCCGACGCCGAACCCCACGGTCACCGTCACCCAGAGCAGCAGCCCCACGCCGACCCCGACCCGGCCGACCACCAGCCCCACGGTTCCGGTGCCCAAGCCCGTGCCGGCCCTCAAGACCACCGTCCCGGACCCCCAGCACGCGATCACCGTCCCGGTCTTCGACGGCTGGGACGCGGCGCCCAACCCCTCGCACTCGACGGTCTTTCTCGGCAGCGGCCAGTACACCTGCCCGGACGGCAACTCCTGCATCCGCGGCCAGTTCTCGATCGAGAAGGACACCATCCAGGGCACCACCCCCAAGGCGGCCGCCGACGCCGCGATGCCCACCTACGCCGGGCAGATCTTCACCGGAATCACCTCGCACACCGACTACGGCTCCGGTTACGTCACCGTCGCCGGCGTGCTCGGCTACGCGACCCGCTGGCACGTGCGCACCTCGGACGGCACCCAGGGCTACGTCCTGCTGGCCGCCGTCCCGGCCAAGGGCGGCGGCTACGTGGTCTTCCAGGGCGGCGTGGACGACGACCCGGCCGCCCCGGACTCCTCGGTGCTGGACCAGATCCTCAAGGGCGTCAAGCAGGACGGCTCGTCCGGCAGTTCCGCCTGAGAACCACCGGCCGGCAGTTCCGCCAGGGAACCACCGGCCGGCCGCCGCGCGTCCGGCCACCTGCTCACGCGCGCCCGCTCAGTCCCCGTACCGCTCCCAGAGCTTGGGGAAGCGCTTCGCCATCACGTCCGGGTCGTCGAAGTCCAGCGACGCCCCGGACGGCCGTCCGGCCTGTCGCCCGCCCACCTCGGGCAGCGGCAGCCCGGTCAGCCGCTCGTACGCCTCGTCGGCGGCGTAGCCGATGTCCTCGGCCTCGCCGTCCTCCTCCTCGTCGAACTCGGGCAGCAGGTCCGCCAGGTCGTCGGGCTCGGCCAGCCCGCCCTCGAAGACCTCCCGGCCCTGGGCGATCAGCCAGCAGCGGAAGTAGTCGAAGGTGTCCTCGGAGGCGCCGTCCAGCAGCAGGTAGGCCGCGCCCCACAGGTCGGAGCGGTAGGCGCGCTGGAACCGGGCCTCGAACAGCCGGGCGAAGTCGATCACGTCGTCCGGGGTCAGTTGGACGAGCCGATCCACCAACCGGTCGGCCTGCTCGTCGGGGTCGCCGTCGGCGGCGTCCCGGGTGTCGTCGATGATCTGCCAGAAGTCCGTCTCGTCCATCACCGCTCCAGCATCCCCGTTCGTCCGCGTCCGCGCATGCCCTGCCCCCGCCCCGGCGCGGCGTGGCGCCGGGAACCGCGGAACCCCGCGCCGTCCGGGGACGACGCGGGGTTCCGCGGGGACCGTGGAGCGGTCAGAGGCCGAGCTCGACCTCGAACTCGCCGGCCTCCAGGATCTCCTTGACCGCGACCAGGTAGCGGGCGGCGTCGGCGCCGTCCACCAGGCGGTGGTCGTAGGAGAGCGACAGGTAGGTCATGTCACGGATGCCGATGGCGGTGCCGCCGTCGGCCTCGATGACCACCGGGCGCTTGACGGTGGCGCCGATGCCCAGGATGGCGGCCTGGTTCGGCGGCACGATCACGGTGTCGAACAGCGCACCGCGCGAGCCGGTGTTGCTGATGGTGAAGGTGGCGCCGGACAGCTCGTCCGGGGTGATCTTGCTGTCGCGGACCTTGCCGGCCAGCTCGGCGGTCTTCTTCGAGATGCCGGCGATGTTGAGGTCGCCCGCACCCTTGATGACCGGGGTCATCAGACCCTTCTCGGAGTCCACCGCGATACCGATGTTCTCGGTGTCGAAGTAGGTGATGGTGCCCTCGGCCTCGTTGATCCGGGCGTTGATGACCGCGTGGGCCTTCAGCGCCTGGGCGGCGGCCTTGACGAAGAACGGCATCGGGGACAGCTTGACGCCCTCGCGGGCCAGGAAGGAGTCCTTGGCCTTGCCGCGCAGCGACATGATCTTGGTGACGTCCACCTCGACCACGCTGGTCAGCTGGGCCTGCTCGTGCAGGGCCTTCATCATGTTGTCGCCGATGACCTTGCGCATGCGGGTCATCTTGACCGTCTGGCCGCGCAGGGCGGACGGCGCGGCGGCGGCCTTCGGCGCGGCAGCCGGGGCGGCAGCGGCGGCCGGGGCCGGGGCGGCCTTGGCGGCCTCCGCGGCGGCGATGACGTCCTGCTTGCGGATGCGACCGCCGACGCCGGTGCCGGCGACGGAGGACAGCGCGACGCCGTGCTCGGCGGCGAGCTTGCGCACCAGCGGGGTGACGTAGGCGTCACCGTTGTCGGCAGCCGGGGCAGCCGGGGCGACCGGAGCGGGGGCGGCGACCGGGGCCGGAGCCGCGACCGGAGCCGGAGCGGCAACGGGAGCCGGAGCGGCAACGGGAGCCGGAGCGGCGACCGGGGCCGGGGCGGCCGGAGCCGGAGCGGCAGCCGGAGCCGGAGCGGCAACCGGAGCCGGGGCAGCCGGAGCCGGAGCAGCGGCCGGGGCCGGAGCGGCGGCGACCGCACCCGCGGCGCCGATCAGCGCGAGCTGGGCGCCGACCTCGGCGGTCTCGTCCTCGCCGACCAGGATCTTCACCAGGGTGCCGGCGACCGGCGACGGGATCTCGGTGTCGACCTTGTCGGTGGAGACCTCAAGCAGCGGCTCGTCGACCTCGACCGTCTCGCCCTCGGCCTTCAGCCAGCGGGTGACGGTGCCCTCGGTGACGGACTCGCCCAGGGCGGGCAGCAGCACCGGGGTGGCGTCGCCGGCCGGAGCAGCCGGAGCGGCAGCCGGGGCGGCGGGGGCGGCCGGAGCGGCAGCCGGGGCCTCGGCGACCGGAGCCGGAGCAGCGGCGGCCGGAGCGGCAGCCTCGGCGGCCGGGGCGGCAGCCGGGGCGCCGGAGCCGTCGTCGATGATCGCCAGCTCGGCGCCGACCTCGACGGTCTCGTCCTCGCCGACCTTGATCGAGGAGAGGATGCCGGAAGCCGGGGCCGGGATCTCGGTGTCGACCTTGTCGGTCGAGACTTCGAGCAGCGGCTCGTCGACCTCGACACGCTCACCCTCGGCCTTCAGCCAACGGGTGACAGTGCCCTCGGAAACGCTCTCGCCCAGTGCGGGCAGTGTTACTGAGACCGCCATGGTTTCAGCGACTCCTATCAAGTCTTGCGTACGGAAGTACTTGCGTACGGGAAGTACCGGAAAAGGGGGGTGGGGCGCGATCAGTCGTGCGCGTGCAGCGGCTTGCCGGCCAGCGCCAGGTGCGCCTCGCCCAGGGCCTCGGACTGGGTCGGGTGCGCGTGGATGAGCTGCGCGACCTCGGCCGGCAGGGCTTCCCAGTTGTAGATCAGCTGGGCTTCGCCGACCTGCTCGCCCATGCGGGCACCGACCATGTGGACACCGACCACGGCGCCGTCCTTGACCTGGACGAGCTTGATCTCGCCGGCGGTCTTCAGGATCTTGCTCTTGCCGTTGCCGGCCAGGTTGTACTTGAGGGTGACGACCTTCTCCTTGCCGTACAGCTCGACGGCCTTGGCCTCGGAGATGCCGACGGAGGCCACCTCGGGGTTGGAGTAGGTCACGCGCGGGACGCCGTCGTAGTCGATCGGCACCGGCTTGAGGCCGGCCAGGCGCTCGGCGACCAGGATGCCCTCGGCGAAGCCGACGTGGGCCAGCTGCAGGGTCGGGGCGAGGTCGCCGACGGCGGAGATGGTGGGCACGTTGGTGCGCATGTACTCGTCGACCAGGACGTAGCCGCGGTCCATCGCGACGCCGTTCTCCTCGTAGCCGAGGCCGGCCGAGACCGGGCCGCGGCCGATGGCGACGAGCAGCAGGTCGGCGTCGATCTGCTTGCCGTTCTCGGTGGAGACGCGGACACCGGTCTCGGTGTACTCGACGCCGGAGAAGCGGGCCTTCAGCTCGAACTTGATGCCGCGCTTGCGGAACGCACGCTCCAGCAGCTTGGAGGAGTTCTCGTCCTCCAGCGGGACGAGGTGCGGCAGCGCCTCGACGATGGTGACCTCGACGCCGAAGGACTTCCAGACCGAGGCGAACTCGACGCCGATCACGCCGCCGCCGAGGATGACGGCCGACTTCGGGATGCGGTCGAGCTTGAGGGCGTGGTCCGAGGAGATCACGCGGTTGCCGTCGATCTCCAGGCCCGGGATCGAGCGCGGCACGGAACCGGTGGCCAGAACGATGTGGCGGCCTTCGATGCGCTGGCCGTTGACGTCCACCGAGGTCTGCGAGGAGAGCTTGCCCTCGCCCTGGATGAAGGTGACCTTGCGGGACGCCACCAGGCCCTGCAGGCCCTTGTACAGGCCGGCGATGACGTCGTCCTTGTACTTGTGGACGCCGTTGATGTCGATGCCCTGGAAGGTGGCCAGAACGCCGAACTCGGCGGCCTCCTTCGTCTCGTCCGCGATCTCCGCGGCGTGCAGCAGAGCCTTGGTCGGGATGCAGCCGCGGTGCAGGCAGGTGCCGCCCAGCTCACCCTTCTCGACCAGGGCGACGCTCAGGCCCAGCTGAGCGGCGCGGAGCGCCGCGGCGTAACCGCCGCTTCCGCCTCCGAGAATGACTACGTCGAAAACGGTGCTGGCGTCGTTCGCCACGTCACGTCCTCCATGCATGGGGTGGGTCGCCGGGCCGGTCGCGGTCCGGTGGGTCGGAAGCCTTTGTGGGGCGCCCAGTCGTGCCGGAAATACATCTTCGCACTTGTTCGCGGTGGCTGATGTCCGGGTCCACCCCAGGGGTGTCCCGCGGAGCGGTCACCGGGGCGGCAACACCCCCGACGGATGGGCATCATCGCAGCTCAGGGCCGTGTTGACAGCCGCCGGACGGGGGTCTTCCGGGCCGTTCGGCGCGGTCTCTTCCGCACTGCGGAACAAAGTTTCGCCCGCAGCGAACACGCGTGCGCCGCACTGTTCCGGCCTACTCGCAGGTAACCGCGCCGGAACCTCGTCGGAACCCCGCCGGTCCGACACGGACCGACTCGACCCGGCCCGGACCGGCCTGACGTGCCCGGAACGCCGACGGGGCCCGGCGCACACGCGCCGGGCCCCGTCACCGCAGGTGCCTGATCAGGCCTTGCCGTTCGCCGTCCGCTCGGCGAAGCGGACCAGGGTGCGCACCGCGCTCGCGGTGCCGCCCTTCGGGGTGTAGCCGAACGGCGCGCCCTCGTGGAACGCCGGGCCGGCGATGTCCAGGTGCGCCCAGTCGATGCCCTCGGCCACGAACTCCTTCAGGAACAGGCCGGCCACCAGGCCGCCGCCCATCCGCTCGCCCATGTTGGCCAGGTCGGCGATGGTCGACTCGGTCATGCCCTTGCGCAGGTCGGCCGGCAGCGGCATCGGCCAGGACTGCTCGCCCACCTCGCCCGCGAGGGCGTGCAGGTCGTCGCGCAGCTCGTCGCTGTTGGCCATCACGCCGAAGGTGCGGTTGCCCAGGGCCAGCACCATGGCGCCGGTCAGGGTGGCCACGTCGACGATGACGTCCGGGTTCTCCTCGCCGGCCCGCACGATGGCGTCGGCCAGCACCAGACGGCCCTCGGCGTCGGTGTTCAGCACCTCGACGGTCTTGCCGCCGTACATGCGCAGCACGTCGCCCGGGCGGGTGGCGGAGCCGGACGGCATGTTCTCGGCCAGCGCCAGCCAGCCGGTCACGTTGACGGCCAGGCCGAGGCGCTTGGCGGCCACCACGGCGGCGAACACGGCGGCGGCGCCGGCCATGTCGCACTTCATGGTCTCGTTGTGGCCGGCCGGCTTCAGCGAGATGCCGCCCGAGTCGTAGGTGATGCCCTTGCCGACGAACGCCAGGGTGGCCTTGGCCTTCGGGTGGGTGTAGGCCACCTTCACCAGGCGGGGCGGGTTCGTCGAGCCGTTGCCGACGCCCAGCAGGCCGCCGAAGCCGCCCTTGGTCAGCGCCTTCTCGTCCAGCACCTCGACCTTGAGGCCGTGCTCCTTGCCGGCCGCCTGGGCGATCGCGGCGAAGCTCTTCGGGTTCAGGTCGTTCGGCGCGGTGTTGACCAGGTCGCGGGCGCGGTTCATCTCCTCGCCGATCGCGGCGGCGCGCTCCACGGCGGCCTTGGCGTCCTTGCTGCCCTTGCGGGCGGTCAGCACGACCAGCTCGCCGACCGGCTCCTTGCCGTTGCCGTTGCCCTTGTACGTGCCGAAGGAGTACGAGCCGAGCAGGCCGCCCAGCGCGACCGCCTCGACCTCGTCCGCGGACTCGACCGGCAGGGCCAGCGCGACCTTCTTGGCGCCGGCCAGGGTGCGGGCGGCGACACCGGCGGCGCGGCGCAGAGCCTCCAGCGCGTAGCCCTCCTCGGCCCCGCCGAGGCCGACCGCGAGCACGAGCGCGGCCTTCAGGCCGGCGGGGGAGGGGACCTTCACGGCCTCGCCCTCGGCGCCGGTCGCGCCCAGGGTGCTGAGGACCTCGGCCAGCTTGCCCTCGAACGCCTCGTTCACGGCCTCGGCGCCGGGGGCCAGCACAACGCCCTTCGGCCCCTTCGCGACACCGACCACCAGGGCGTCCGCGCGCAGCGAGGCGGCGGAGGAGGTGCTCACAGACAATGCAGTCACGTAATGCGTCCTGTTCTTTCGCGGTCCACGGCCGGTCGCGGCGAGGCTGCCGCACCGGCGCAGCCCGCCGTTGCAGGCCCGTCCGCCGGCGGGCCTCCGGGTCCGGGCCCCCTGGCTACGCGAACCCGCCGGACGGGCACGCACACCAGAGGTCCCGGCTCCTCGGTACGCGCCGGGCGGGCAGGACCTGCCACGGTGCAGGGCTGCGGTGCTTCACGCATGGTAGTCCGCATGGTGGGATCACGCGCCGCCCGGTGTCAGCCGAGCAACGCCAGGGCGAACAAGGTGCCGGTCGCAGCGGTCTCCGCCACCGCCCCGAGCACGTCCCCGGTGATCCCGCCGAGCCGCCGTACGCACCGTCCGAGCAGCAGTCGGGCGCAGCCCGCCCCGAGCACAAGGGCCGCCGGGAGGCGCAGGGCTGACCATCCGTCGAACAGTCCGAGTGCGGCCAGGGCCAGTGCCGCGCCGGCCGTTGCGGCGACCGCGCCGGCGGGCGACACCGTGCTCGCCACCATCGCGCCCAGCCCGCCCGGCCGCGCGGCCGGCACCGACCGCAGGCAGCCCCAGGCGAGCGCG
The genomic region above belongs to Streptomyces sp. 1331.2 and contains:
- a CDS encoding DUF2510 domain-containing protein, with amino-acid sequence MSNSTPPGWYPVPGADGTPGHERWWDGNAWTSEVRPLQGGVAGPLADAPTQTTWQSSEQKPGYGYPGTAPAAGYGYPAQDAYQGQNPYQGQAGYPAQGAGYGYPGPGYPPQGPAKSRTGMIVGIAVGVLAVGGIVAGIALYGGGDPEADPTPNPTVTVTQSSSPTPTPTRPTTSPTVPVPKPVPALKTTVPDPQHAITVPVFDGWDAAPNPSHSTVFLGSGQYTCPDGNSCIRGQFSIEKDTIQGTTPKAAADAAMPTYAGQIFTGITSHTDYGSGYVTVAGVLGYATRWHVRTSDGTQGYVLLAAVPAKGGGYVVFQGGVDDDPAAPDSSVLDQILKGVKQDGSSGSSA
- a CDS encoding DUF4240 domain-containing protein, with the translated sequence MDETDFWQIIDDTRDAADGDPDEQADRLVDRLVQLTPDDVIDFARLFEARFQRAYRSDLWGAAYLLLDGASEDTFDYFRCWLIAQGREVFEGGLAEPDDLADLLPEFDEEEDGEAEDIGYAADEAYERLTGLPLPEVGGRQAGRPSGASLDFDDPDVMAKRFPKLWERYGD
- the sucB gene encoding 2-oxoglutarate dehydrogenase, E2 component, dihydrolipoamide succinyltransferase, which codes for MAVSVTLPALGESVSEGTVTRWLKAEGERVEVDEPLLEVSTDKVDTEIPAPASGILSSIKVGEDETVEVGAELAIIDDGSGAPAAAPAAEAAAPAAAAPAPVAEAPAAAPAAPAAPAAAPAAPAGDATPVLLPALGESVTEGTVTRWLKAEGETVEVDEPLLEVSTDKVDTEIPSPVAGTLVKILVGEDETAEVGAQLALIGAAGAVAAAPAPAAAPAPAAPAPVAAPAPAAAPAPAAPAPVAAPAPVAAPAPVAAPAPVAAPAPVAAPAPVAPAAPAADNGDAYVTPLVRKLAAEHGVALSSVAGTGVGGRIRKQDVIAAAEAAKAAPAPAAAAAPAAAPKAAAAPSALRGQTVKMTRMRKVIGDNMMKALHEQAQLTSVVEVDVTKIMSLRGKAKDSFLAREGVKLSPMPFFVKAAAQALKAHAVINARINEAEGTITYFDTENIGIAVDSEKGLMTPVIKGAGDLNIAGISKKTAELAGKVRDSKITPDELSGATFTISNTGSRGALFDTVIVPPNQAAILGIGATVKRPVVIEADGGTAIGIRDMTYLSLSYDHRLVDGADAARYLVAVKEILEAGEFEVELGL
- the lpdA gene encoding dihydrolipoyl dehydrogenase, with amino-acid sequence MHGGRDVANDASTVFDVVILGGGSGGYAAALRAAQLGLSVALVEKGELGGTCLHRGCIPTKALLHAAEIADETKEAAEFGVLATFQGIDINGVHKYKDDVIAGLYKGLQGLVASRKVTFIQGEGKLSSQTSVDVNGQRIEGRHIVLATGSVPRSIPGLEIDGNRVISSDHALKLDRIPKSAVILGGGVIGVEFASVWKSFGVEVTIVEALPHLVPLEDENSSKLLERAFRKRGIKFELKARFSGVEYTETGVRVSTENGKQIDADLLLVAIGRGPVSAGLGYEENGVAMDRGYVLVDEYMRTNVPTISAVGDLAPTLQLAHVGFAEGILVAERLAGLKPVPIDYDGVPRVTYSNPEVASVGISEAKAVELYGKEKVVTLKYNLAGNGKSKILKTAGEIKLVQVKDGAVVGVHMVGARMGEQVGEAQLIYNWEALPAEVAQLIHAHPTQSEALGEAHLALAGKPLHAHD
- a CDS encoding leucyl aminopeptidase, translated to MTALSVSTSSAASLRADALVVGVAKGPKGVVLAPGAEAVNEAFEGKLAEVLSTLGATGAEGEAVKVPSPAGLKAALVLAVGLGGAEEGYALEALRRAAGVAARTLAGAKKVALALPVESADEVEAVALGGLLGSYSFGTYKGNGNGKEPVGELVVLTARKGSKDAKAAVERAAAIGEEMNRARDLVNTAPNDLNPKSFAAIAQAAGKEHGLKVEVLDEKALTKGGFGGLLGVGNGSTNPPRLVKVAYTHPKAKATLAFVGKGITYDSGGISLKPAGHNETMKCDMAGAAAVFAAVVAAKRLGLAVNVTGWLALAENMPSGSATRPGDVLRMYGGKTVEVLNTDAEGRLVLADAIVRAGEENPDVIVDVATLTGAMVLALGNRTFGVMANSDELRDDLHALAGEVGEQSWPMPLPADLRKGMTESTIADLANMGERMGGGLVAGLFLKEFVAEGIDWAHLDIAGPAFHEGAPFGYTPKGGTASAVRTLVRFAERTANGKA